The nucleotide sequence GGAATGATGACGCGGCACACCACCGCCGACGTGACGGTCGTGGGCCTGATTGGCGAGCGTGGGCGCGAAGTACGCGACTTCGTTCACGACACCCTGGGGCCGGAGGGGCTGGCGCGTGCCTGCGTCATTGCGGCGCCGGCCGATGCCAGCCCACTGGCACGCCTCAATGGCGCCCGGTTGGCGACCAGCGTGGCGGAATACTTTCGCGACCAGGGCTGTGACGTGCTCCTGCTGATGGACTCCTTGACCCGCTATGCACAGGCCGCGCGGGAAATCGGCCTCGCAGTGGGGGAGCCACCGGCCACGCGCGGGTATCCGCCATCGGTGTTCGCACGACTGCCACAACTGGTGGAACGTGCGGGAACTGTCAGCGGTCGCGGCAGCATCACCGGTCTGTATACCGTGCTGACCGAAGGTGACGACCTGCAGGACCCGGTGGCTGATGCCGCCCGCGCCATTCTCGATGGTCATATCGTCTTGTCGCGACGAATCGCCGAGCAGGGACGATTTCCAGCCATTGACGTCGAGGCCAGCGTGTCACGACTGTTTTCCACCTTGTCGGACGCGCCCCAGCGGGACGCGGCACGTCGGCTGCGCCGCTGGCTGGCGGCCTGGCAACGCAACCGGGACCTGATCGCGGTTGGCGCGTATCAGAGTGGTGCCGACGCCGATACAGATGAGGCGATTGCCCGTCAGGACGCCATCGAGCGCTTTCTCACGCAGGGTGTCGACGAGGCTGCGCCATTGGCGGCCGCCCACGCTGCACTCATCACTGTCACCGGAGACGTCGCATGACCCCCCCAGGACTTTCGCGGCTCGCCGAAATCACGCGTCGTCATGCCGATCAGGCGGCCCAGCGGTTGGCCGAGGCGCAGCGGCTGGCCGCCGAAGCCGAGGCCCAGTTGCGCCAGCTCGAACGATTCGCTGGCGACTATGCTGTCTCTCCGGGTGGCATCGCGCCCTGGCAACTCAGCAACCGTCAGGCCTTTCGCGACAGGCTCGACGATGTCCTGAAGCAGCAGCAGCAACGGATCGAGCACGCGCACGCCGCTTGCGCCGCGGCGCGCGCATCCTGGATGACCGCATGGCAGGCCTCGCAGTCGCTCGGCAACGCCGCTGCCTTGCAGATGGATGCGTTGCAGCAACAACGGCTGAAACGTTTGCAGCGACAGGAGGATGACCTGGTCAACAGCCGCTCATGGCAGCCGGCATGGACCTGATCGCCGCCGCCCCGACCGGCGCACCGGGGGCGCCAACCGCGACACCGGCTGCTGGCGCCTTCGGCAGCTTCCTGTCCTACTGGGCAGCCGGGCTGGCGGCGGGTGAT is from Flagellatimonas centrodinii and encodes:
- a CDS encoding flagellar export protein FliJ gives rise to the protein MTPPGLSRLAEITRRHADQAAQRLAEAQRLAAEAEAQLRQLERFAGDYAVSPGGIAPWQLSNRQAFRDRLDDVLKQQQQRIEHAHAACAAARASWMTAWQASQSLGNAAALQMDALQQQRLKRLQRQEDDLVNSRSWQPAWT
- a CDS encoding FliI/YscN family ATPase, which encodes MAAATAMTLVDRLRHRGAQLPTAAVPLATGRLDRVVGLALQARGLSLPLEATCAVETTHDTWVEAEVVGFSDDKTFLMPTGPLSGLQPAARVAGRRLGAAPRIGADWLGRVMAADATPLDGRPPPRGEAPLILSPPPLNPLLRERIGAPLDVGVRAINALLTLGRGQRVGLFAGSGVGKSTLLGMMTRHTTADVTVVGLIGERGREVRDFVHDTLGPEGLARACVIAAPADASPLARLNGARLATSVAEYFRDQGCDVLLLMDSLTRYAQAAREIGLAVGEPPATRGYPPSVFARLPQLVERAGTVSGRGSITGLYTVLTEGDDLQDPVADAARAILDGHIVLSRRIAEQGRFPAIDVEASVSRLFSTLSDAPQRDAARRLRRWLAAWQRNRDLIAVGAYQSGADADTDEAIARQDAIERFLTQGVDEAAPLAAAHAALITVTGDVA